A stretch of Amycolatopsis balhimycina FH 1894 DNA encodes these proteins:
- a CDS encoding flavin monoamine oxidase family protein, which yields MTAAVPTAIHHDEPAGRPITMFGPDFPFAYDDYLAHPAGLGSVPAGRHGTEVAVIGGGLSGIVTAYELMKLGLRPVVYEIGEVGGRLRTVRFPGCPDDFVAEMGAMRFPPASTALYHYIDKVGLETTPFPNPLAPGTPSTVVDLKGQSHYARTPEDLPAVFGEVAAAWDRTLTEQASFAEMQTAIRDRDAKTIKRLWDELVPQLDNQTFYGFLCDSPAFASFRHREIFGQVGFGTGGWDTDFPNSILEILRVVYTGADDEHRSIVGGSGQLPRRLWDHAPDEIVFWPAGTSLSTLHGGRPHPGVARLHRTAPGNITVTDVDGHIRTFPAAVFTAQSWMLLSQIECDEALFPIDHWTAIERTHYMASSKVFVPVDRPFWLDRDPATGRDTMSMTLTDRMPRGTYLLGDDPAKPAVICLSYTWADDSLKWLPLPVSERVEVMLQSLREIYPGVDVRRHIIGDPVTVSWEAEPHFMGAFKANLPGHYRYQHRLFTHFVQDELPARYRGLFLAGDDISWTAGWAEGAVQTALNAVWGVLHHFGGETDPANPGPGDGFADIAPITLPD from the coding sequence ATGACCGCCGCCGTCCCGACCGCGATCCACCACGACGAACCGGCGGGCCGCCCGATCACGATGTTCGGCCCGGACTTCCCGTTCGCCTACGACGACTACCTCGCCCACCCCGCCGGGCTGGGGTCGGTGCCCGCCGGCCGGCACGGCACCGAAGTGGCGGTGATCGGTGGTGGCCTCTCCGGCATCGTCACCGCGTACGAGCTGATGAAGCTCGGCCTGCGGCCGGTGGTGTACGAGATCGGCGAGGTCGGCGGCCGGCTGCGCACGGTGCGGTTCCCCGGCTGCCCGGACGACTTCGTCGCCGAAATGGGCGCCATGCGCTTCCCGCCCGCGTCGACCGCGCTGTACCACTACATCGACAAGGTAGGGCTCGAGACCACGCCGTTCCCGAACCCGCTGGCGCCCGGGACGCCGAGCACCGTCGTGGACCTGAAGGGGCAAAGCCACTACGCGCGGACGCCGGAAGACCTGCCCGCCGTCTTCGGCGAAGTCGCCGCGGCCTGGGACCGGACGCTAACCGAGCAGGCCTCCTTCGCCGAGATGCAGACGGCGATCCGCGACCGCGACGCGAAGACGATCAAGCGGCTGTGGGACGAGCTCGTCCCACAGCTGGACAACCAGACGTTCTACGGCTTCCTCTGCGACTCCCCCGCGTTCGCCTCCTTCCGCCACCGCGAGATCTTCGGCCAGGTCGGCTTCGGCACGGGCGGCTGGGACACCGACTTCCCGAACTCCATCCTCGAGATCCTGCGCGTGGTCTACACGGGCGCCGACGACGAGCACCGCAGCATCGTCGGCGGCAGCGGGCAGCTGCCACGGCGGCTGTGGGACCACGCTCCGGACGAAATCGTTTTCTGGCCGGCGGGCACGAGCCTGAGCACGCTGCACGGCGGACGGCCGCACCCCGGCGTCGCGCGGCTGCACCGGACCGCGCCCGGCAACATCACCGTGACCGACGTCGACGGCCACATCAGGACGTTCCCCGCCGCCGTGTTCACCGCGCAGAGCTGGATGCTGCTTTCGCAGATCGAATGCGACGAAGCGTTGTTCCCGATCGACCACTGGACGGCGATCGAGCGCACGCACTACATGGCGTCGTCGAAGGTGTTCGTGCCGGTCGACCGGCCGTTCTGGCTGGACCGCGACCCGGCGACCGGCCGCGACACGATGAGCATGACGCTCACCGACCGGATGCCGCGCGGCACCTACCTGCTCGGCGACGACCCCGCGAAGCCCGCGGTCATCTGCCTGTCCTACACGTGGGCCGACGACTCGCTGAAGTGGCTGCCGCTGCCGGTGAGCGAGCGCGTCGAGGTGATGCTGCAGTCGCTGCGGGAGATCTACCCCGGCGTCGACGTCCGGCGGCACATCATCGGCGACCCGGTGACCGTGTCGTGGGAGGCGGAACCGCACTTCATGGGCGCGTTCAAGGCCAACCTGCCCGGGCACTACCGCTACCAGCACCGGCTGTTCACGCACTTCGTGCAGGACGAGCTCCCGGCGCGCTACCGCGGGCTCTTCCTGGCGGGTGACGACATCTCGTGGACGGCGGGCTGGGCCGAGGGCGCGGTCCAGACCGCGCTCAACGCCGTTTGGGGCGTGCTGCACCATTTCGGCGGCGAGACCGATCCGGCGAATCCCGGCCCGGGTGACGGCTTCGCGGACATCGCGCCGATCACTCTCCCGGACTGA
- a CDS encoding TetR/AcrR family transcriptional regulator — MNTEPAPRWRRLEPDERREQIYACAARLFGERPYSEVSTSDIAAAAGVARGLINHYFGTKRELYLEIIRRALTVPRLAVEILPDGPLDLRADVAIEWFLDMVTSQERMWLAAIAPEGIGRDLEVERILEEADRESADRVLEAVGLSRESDHGPELNALVRAFGGMVKSAGREWLVRRSLTRAQVHLLLAKSLVTLVGEIFPAIQAQPPRGEPPAPRHGGLE; from the coding sequence ATGAACACCGAGCCGGCGCCGAGATGGCGAAGACTGGAACCGGACGAGCGAAGGGAACAGATCTACGCTTGCGCGGCGCGGCTGTTCGGTGAACGCCCCTATTCCGAAGTGTCCACTTCGGACATCGCCGCGGCGGCGGGTGTCGCGCGCGGGCTGATCAACCACTACTTCGGCACGAAACGCGAGCTGTACCTCGAGATCATCCGCCGGGCGCTGACCGTGCCGCGGCTGGCCGTCGAAATCCTCCCGGACGGGCCCCTGGACCTGCGGGCCGACGTCGCCATCGAGTGGTTCCTGGACATGGTCACCAGCCAGGAGCGGATGTGGCTGGCCGCGATCGCGCCCGAAGGGATCGGCCGGGACCTCGAGGTGGAGCGCATCCTCGAAGAAGCCGACCGCGAATCCGCCGACCGCGTGCTGGAAGCCGTCGGGCTGTCCCGGGAGAGCGACCACGGGCCCGAGCTCAACGCGCTCGTGCGCGCGTTCGGCGGAATGGTGAAGTCGGCCGGCCGGGAATGGCTCGTGCGCCGGTCGTTGACGCGCGCCCAGGTACACCTGTTGCTGGCGAAGTCGCTGGTGACGCTGGTCGGCGAAATCTTCCCGGCCATCCAGGCGCAGCCGCCGCGCGGCGAACCGCCGGCGCCAAGGCACGGCGGTCTCGAATAA
- a CDS encoding TetR/AcrR family transcriptional regulator: protein MPTSSSGTGQRPRSRAAAGLPALTADCIIGAATDLTGRRGLDNWTLRELARAVEAYPAVIYHHVGDRDAVVNAVVDRVVGLLELPDERLPWQEWFTELLAGLRELLRTYPGCARRLALFGPSVQAATRSIDAGVGVLLKAGFGRESVLAYNLLLMTACQFVAMEDDRDGALALRIDNTETYATYRERADLPGMAELGAAMHDLMGDPELASGYYAQLYDYAVRRCLDGLAHRLGELRESDELS, encoded by the coding sequence ATGCCGACCTCATCTTCGGGCACGGGACAGCGCCCCCGGTCGCGGGCCGCGGCGGGATTGCCGGCACTGACGGCCGACTGCATCATCGGCGCCGCCACGGACCTGACCGGCCGACGTGGCCTCGACAACTGGACGCTGCGGGAGCTCGCCCGCGCGGTCGAGGCGTACCCGGCGGTGATCTACCACCACGTCGGCGACCGGGACGCGGTGGTGAACGCCGTCGTCGACCGGGTGGTCGGCCTCCTGGAGCTGCCCGACGAACGGCTGCCGTGGCAGGAGTGGTTCACCGAACTGCTGGCCGGGCTGCGGGAGCTGCTGCGGACCTACCCGGGCTGCGCGCGCCGGCTCGCGCTGTTCGGCCCGTCCGTCCAAGCGGCCACCCGCAGCATCGACGCGGGCGTCGGCGTCCTGCTGAAGGCGGGATTCGGCCGCGAAAGCGTGCTGGCGTACAACCTGCTGCTGATGACCGCTTGCCAGTTCGTGGCGATGGAAGACGACCGCGACGGCGCGCTCGCGCTGCGGATCGACAACACGGAGACGTACGCGACCTACCGGGAGCGGGCCGACCTGCCCGGCATGGCCGAACTGGGCGCGGCGATGCACGACCTGATGGGTGACCCCGAACTCGCGTCGGGCTATTACGCGCAGCTCTACGACTATGCCGTCCGGCGGTGTCTCGACGGGCTCGCGCACCGGCTGGGCGAACTTCGCGAATCGGACGAGCTGAGCTGA
- a CDS encoding alpha/beta fold hydrolase — translation MARAQANGLELEYDTFGDPANPALVLVMGLGAQMITWEDGFCELLAGHGFFVVRYDNRDVGLSTWLDHLPAPDLPAIAAGDLTTAPYRLSDLADDAIGLFDALGIGCAHVVGASMGGMIVQQLAIDHPDRLLSLTSIMSTTGDPAVGRAEPWALALLSRPPANTREQAIADSVEGYRRLGSPGYPDAEAFLLAKAALHYDRARHPVGTLRHAAAVMASGDRTAGLRSVRLPALVVHGDADPLIDVSGGKATAEAIPDAELVVVPGMGHNLPRAVWPELADAIGRVTARSKQAE, via the coding sequence ATGGCACGTGCACAGGCCAACGGTCTCGAGCTCGAATACGACACCTTCGGCGATCCGGCGAACCCGGCACTGGTCCTGGTGATGGGCCTCGGCGCCCAGATGATCACCTGGGAGGACGGCTTCTGCGAACTGCTCGCCGGCCACGGGTTCTTCGTGGTGCGCTACGACAACCGGGACGTCGGGCTCTCCACCTGGCTCGACCACCTGCCCGCGCCGGACCTGCCCGCGATCGCCGCCGGCGACCTGACGACCGCGCCGTACCGGCTTTCGGACCTGGCCGACGACGCGATCGGGCTGTTCGACGCGCTCGGCATCGGATGCGCGCACGTAGTGGGCGCGTCGATGGGCGGGATGATCGTGCAGCAGCTGGCCATCGACCACCCGGACCGGCTGCTGAGCCTCACGTCGATCATGTCGACCACCGGCGACCCGGCGGTCGGCCGGGCCGAGCCGTGGGCGCTGGCGCTGCTGTCGCGGCCGCCGGCGAACACCCGCGAACAGGCCATCGCCGACAGCGTCGAGGGCTACCGGCGGCTCGGCTCCCCCGGCTACCCCGACGCCGAAGCGTTCCTGCTGGCCAAGGCGGCACTGCACTACGACCGCGCACGCCACCCGGTGGGCACGCTGCGCCACGCCGCGGCGGTGATGGCCTCCGGCGACCGCACCGCGGGACTGCGGTCGGTGCGGTTGCCGGCGCTGGTCGTGCACGGCGACGCCGACCCGCTGATCGACGTCAGCGGTGGCAAGGCGACGGCGGAGGCGATCCCGGACGCGGAGCTGGTCGTCGTCCCGGGCATGGGGCACAACCTGCCGCGCGCGGTCTGGCCGGAGCTCGCCGACGCGATCGGCCGCGTGACCGCCCGGAGTAAACAAGCGGAGTAA
- a CDS encoding PucR family transcriptional regulator, translating into MTEHKHGGDLALGGQRVHERLSREEPELVSRVLTRIQAEVADYRRLPVEELAGDIAGITRQAVRAFARSLREDRELNAAELRQIGASAVRRAEEGFPLEAVLTAYHVGAREIFSVGSAEAGHADVADLLEVADRVLAFAGTVTGAVTRGYLEELRTKVGQEHTARRTLLSVLVDGGPVDVVARSAGIALPARYLVLSVELGPHADEESPGVDAEIAVRRKLRRFLAAFERCCGDGVLASLDGPGGLVLLPLAGRLADVAEWRQLLHTAGHAAGVAVLAAADTAAPEQVREVATQTADVLDVLRWFGREPGLYRLDDVLVEYQLTRPGAARDRLAAVLGPLDAHPELVETLETYLVLDANRRRTATRLHVHPNTVDYRLRRVRDLTGVDPLHPAGLPRVIAALAARRASASRRA; encoded by the coding sequence GTGACGGAGCACAAGCACGGCGGGGACCTGGCCCTCGGCGGCCAGCGCGTGCACGAGCGGCTCAGCCGGGAGGAGCCCGAGCTCGTCTCACGGGTCCTCACGCGCATCCAGGCCGAGGTCGCGGACTACCGGCGGCTGCCGGTGGAGGAGCTGGCCGGCGACATCGCGGGCATCACCCGTCAGGCGGTGCGGGCGTTCGCGCGGAGCCTGCGCGAGGACCGCGAGCTCAACGCCGCCGAGCTGCGGCAGATCGGCGCGTCCGCGGTCCGGCGCGCGGAGGAGGGTTTCCCGCTGGAGGCTGTGCTGACTGCCTACCACGTCGGCGCGCGGGAGATCTTCTCCGTCGGCTCCGCCGAAGCGGGCCACGCGGACGTGGCCGACCTCCTGGAAGTGGCGGACCGGGTGCTCGCGTTCGCCGGCACCGTCACCGGCGCGGTGACTCGCGGCTACCTGGAGGAGCTGCGCACGAAGGTCGGCCAGGAGCACACCGCGCGCCGGACGCTGCTTTCGGTGCTCGTCGACGGCGGCCCGGTGGACGTCGTCGCCCGCAGCGCCGGGATCGCCCTGCCGGCGCGGTACCTCGTCCTGAGCGTCGAGCTCGGCCCGCACGCCGACGAGGAGTCCCCGGGTGTGGACGCCGAGATCGCCGTCCGCCGCAAGCTCCGCCGCTTCCTCGCGGCGTTCGAACGGTGCTGCGGCGACGGCGTGCTCGCGTCGCTGGACGGCCCCGGCGGGCTCGTCCTCCTGCCGCTGGCGGGGCGGCTCGCCGACGTCGCCGAATGGCGGCAACTGCTGCACACGGCCGGCCACGCGGCGGGCGTCGCCGTGCTCGCCGCGGCGGACACCGCGGCGCCGGAGCAGGTCCGCGAGGTCGCCACGCAGACCGCGGACGTCCTGGACGTGCTCCGCTGGTTCGGCCGCGAACCAGGCCTCTACCGCCTCGACGACGTCCTGGTCGAGTACCAGCTGACCCGCCCTGGCGCGGCCCGCGATCGGCTCGCGGCGGTGCTCGGCCCGCTCGACGCGCACCCCGAACTCGTCGAGACCCTGGAGACGTACCTGGTCCTGGACGCGAATCGCCGCCGAACGGCGACGCGGCTGCACGTCCACCCGAACACGGTCGACTACCGCCTCCGCCGGGTCCGCGACCTGACCGGCGTCGACCCGCTCCACCCGGCGGGCCTGCCCCGCGTCATCGCGGCCCTCGCCGCCCGGCGGGCTTCGGCGTCACGCCGGGCTTGA
- a CDS encoding SGNH/GDSL hydrolase family protein: protein MRTTALIAIMVTALASATAGTATAGTGGEYVALGDSAAAGPLIPPPDLSSPGCLRSLLDYPHVAAKDLGVPLEDVTCSGATTADMTAPQQTSSGPVPPQLDALSTSTRIVTLTIGGNDVGLVGAATSCINLLPGIIGDCVDRFTAGGHDQLAEKIAAFEPVWGELLEAIHAHAPNAAVYLAGYGTYLPHNGCWPIAPLTPRDANYIQGSIDKTNAALARQAAAHDARYVDVRTASIGHDVCKRPGVKWFESVIPTSIAAPLHPNADGMVAIGGLVASSISG from the coding sequence ATGAGAACGACGGCGTTGATCGCGATCATGGTCACCGCGCTGGCGAGCGCGACGGCGGGCACGGCGACGGCGGGCACCGGCGGCGAGTACGTGGCGCTGGGCGATTCGGCGGCCGCCGGGCCGCTGATCCCGCCACCGGACCTCTCCTCTCCCGGCTGCCTCCGGTCGCTGCTCGACTACCCGCACGTCGCCGCGAAGGACCTCGGCGTGCCGCTCGAAGACGTCACGTGCTCCGGTGCGACGACCGCGGACATGACCGCACCGCAGCAGACGTCGTCCGGCCCGGTGCCGCCGCAGCTGGACGCGCTGAGCACCTCGACCCGGATCGTGACGTTGACGATCGGCGGCAACGACGTCGGCCTGGTCGGCGCGGCGACGAGCTGCATCAACCTGCTGCCGGGCATCATCGGGGACTGCGTCGACCGGTTCACCGCCGGCGGCCACGACCAGCTCGCCGAGAAGATCGCCGCGTTCGAGCCGGTGTGGGGCGAGCTGCTGGAGGCGATCCACGCGCACGCGCCGAACGCCGCCGTCTACCTCGCCGGGTACGGGACGTACCTGCCGCACAACGGGTGCTGGCCGATCGCGCCGCTCACCCCGCGCGACGCGAACTACATCCAGGGCAGCATCGACAAGACCAACGCGGCCCTGGCCCGCCAAGCCGCCGCGCACGATGCCCGTTACGTCGACGTGCGGACGGCCTCGATCGGGCACGACGTCTGCAAGCGGCCGGGCGTGAAGTGGTTCGAGAGCGTGATCCCGACGTCGATCGCGGCACCGCTGCACCCGAACGCCGACGGCATGGTCGCCATCGGCGGGCTGGTCGCCTCGTCGATCAGCGGCTGA
- a CDS encoding pyridoxamine 5'-phosphate oxidase family protein, with protein MTEASETKNLDRSGLAELPWSRARDLLATQTPHEDLTFFVGTVRPDGRPHAAGVGAIWVDDALYFVSGPGTRRARNLAANPACTVSVRLRGLDLTMEGEAGRLTDATTLERVAAVYREGGWPAAVVDEGFTASFMAASAGPSPWHLYRLTLHRAIGVATAEPHGATRWDFSR; from the coding sequence ATGACTGAAGCCAGCGAAACCAAGAACCTCGACCGGTCCGGCCTCGCGGAACTGCCGTGGAGCAGGGCGCGCGACCTCCTCGCCACCCAGACCCCGCACGAGGACCTGACGTTCTTCGTCGGGACCGTCCGCCCCGACGGGCGGCCGCACGCCGCGGGCGTCGGAGCCATCTGGGTCGACGACGCCCTGTACTTCGTGAGCGGGCCGGGCACGCGCCGGGCCCGCAACCTGGCGGCGAACCCGGCGTGCACCGTGTCGGTGCGGCTGCGCGGCCTCGACCTCACGATGGAAGGCGAGGCCGGCCGCCTCACCGACGCCACGACCCTGGAGCGGGTGGCGGCCGTCTACCGCGAGGGCGGCTGGCCCGCGGCGGTCGTGGACGAGGGGTTCACGGCCTCGTTCATGGCCGCGAGCGCCGGGCCGTCGCCCTGGCACCTGTACCGGCTCACGCTGCACCGGGCCATCGGCGTCGCCACCGCCGAGCCCCACGGCGCCACCCGCTGGGACTTCAGCCGCTGA
- a CDS encoding LLM class F420-dependent oxidoreductase, with the protein MSLGLWQDRLPVEALETARAAEAAGYPELWIGEMATWDAFALGTAIGAATSRISLTFGPLAVTVRDPATIAMGVASVAALTGRETGVALGTSSDVVVRAWHGRSRDRAATALAESATAVRQLLGGEKSTVDGKVVGSRGYRLRLAAPKSPLTIAAFGPRALDVAARHADRMVVNLVSPAAAATLVRGLREAAQRAGTTPPPVAAWVVGAADPGRAEVEQLRRGVVGYLAAPGYADMFRAEGFGALVDFARTRPHPRELLAAVPVEAIAAVGLLGSRADIAAKAAEYAAAGVDELAIVPATSDDDPGGAKTLAACRSAVVPFDA; encoded by the coding sequence GTGTCGCTGGGACTTTGGCAGGACCGCCTGCCGGTGGAAGCACTGGAAACCGCCCGCGCCGCCGAGGCCGCCGGGTACCCGGAGCTGTGGATCGGCGAGATGGCGACGTGGGACGCCTTCGCGCTCGGCACGGCGATCGGTGCGGCCACTTCGCGGATTTCCCTCACCTTCGGCCCGCTCGCGGTGACCGTGCGGGACCCGGCGACGATCGCCATGGGCGTCGCGTCGGTGGCGGCGCTGACCGGCCGCGAGACCGGTGTCGCGCTCGGCACGTCCAGCGACGTGGTGGTGCGTGCCTGGCACGGCCGTTCGCGGGACCGGGCGGCCACGGCGCTGGCGGAGTCCGCGACCGCGGTCCGGCAGCTCCTCGGCGGCGAGAAGTCCACTGTGGACGGCAAGGTCGTCGGCTCGCGGGGGTACCGGTTGCGGCTGGCCGCCCCGAAGTCGCCCTTGACGATCGCCGCCTTCGGCCCGCGCGCCCTCGACGTCGCCGCGCGGCACGCCGACCGGATGGTCGTCAACCTGGTCAGTCCCGCGGCCGCGGCGACGCTGGTCCGCGGACTGCGCGAAGCCGCCCAGCGCGCCGGCACCACCCCGCCGCCGGTGGCCGCGTGGGTCGTCGGCGCCGCCGACCCGGGCCGGGCCGAGGTCGAACAGCTTCGCCGCGGCGTGGTCGGCTACCTCGCCGCGCCCGGCTACGCCGACATGTTCCGCGCCGAAGGGTTCGGCGCTCTCGTCGACTTCGCCCGCACCCGCCCGCACCCGCGCGAGCTCCTGGCCGCGGTGCCGGTGGAGGCCATCGCCGCGGTCGGGCTGCTCGGGTCCCGCGCCGACATCGCCGCGAAGGCCGCCGAGTACGCCGCGGCGGGCGTCGACGAGCTGGCGATCGTCCCGGCGACGAGCGACGACGACCCCGGCGGCGCGAAAACTCTCGCCGCGTGTCGATCCGCCGTCGTCCCGTTCGACGCGTAG
- a CDS encoding acetyl-CoA acetyltransferase produces MTVFVLGGAQTDFARNFTKEGRGILELFAEVVPAALADAGVSADDVEVAHVGNLAAELFTGQAQLGGLLVAAVPELDGVPSTRHEAACASGSTAVLAACADLEAGRYDLALVVGVELMRNVDGQRAAEHLGSAAWAGHEAVAAKFPWPALFADVASVYDERYGLDPAHLGLFAEHAFAQATLNPLAQARDWRFPAGAFGLDDELNPVIEGRLRKQDCGRITDGAAAVLLASPAFAERLGGGFPRIAGFGHRTAHIGLAEKVAAGGEYLFPHLRGAVVDAYRRASVPGPDALDVVELHDCFTITGLVALEHLGAAPPGDGGRFIAGGGLDAAGINPGGGLIGLGHPVGATGVRMLCDAARQVTGVSGETQVGGARTALTVNVGGSFTTVVTMIVQAAA; encoded by the coding sequence ATGACGGTGTTCGTGCTGGGCGGGGCGCAGACCGACTTCGCGCGCAACTTTACGAAGGAAGGGCGCGGGATCCTCGAGCTGTTCGCCGAGGTCGTGCCCGCCGCGCTGGCCGACGCCGGCGTGAGCGCGGACGACGTCGAAGTCGCCCACGTCGGCAACCTCGCGGCGGAGCTCTTCACCGGCCAGGCCCAGCTCGGCGGGCTGCTGGTGGCCGCGGTGCCGGAGCTCGACGGCGTGCCCAGCACCCGGCACGAAGCCGCGTGCGCATCCGGCAGCACCGCGGTGCTCGCCGCGTGCGCGGACCTCGAAGCCGGCCGGTACGACCTGGCGCTGGTCGTCGGCGTCGAGCTGATGCGCAACGTCGACGGGCAGCGGGCCGCCGAGCACCTCGGGTCCGCCGCGTGGGCCGGGCACGAGGCCGTCGCCGCGAAGTTCCCCTGGCCCGCGCTGTTCGCGGACGTCGCTTCCGTCTACGACGAGCGGTACGGTCTCGACCCGGCGCACCTCGGGCTGTTCGCCGAACACGCCTTCGCCCAGGCGACGCTGAATCCGCTGGCCCAGGCCCGCGACTGGCGGTTTCCAGCCGGCGCGTTCGGGCTCGACGACGAACTCAACCCCGTCATCGAAGGCCGCCTGCGCAAGCAGGACTGCGGCCGGATCACCGACGGCGCCGCGGCGGTCCTGCTGGCCTCGCCCGCGTTCGCCGAACGGCTCGGCGGCGGGTTCCCGCGCATCGCGGGCTTCGGGCACCGCACCGCGCACATCGGCCTCGCCGAAAAGGTCGCGGCCGGCGGCGAGTACCTGTTCCCGCACCTGCGCGGCGCCGTCGTCGATGCCTACCGGCGCGCGAGCGTGCCCGGCCCCGACGCACTCGACGTCGTCGAACTGCACGACTGCTTCACCATCACCGGCCTGGTCGCGCTGGAGCACCTCGGCGCGGCACCGCCCGGCGACGGCGGCCGGTTCATCGCCGGAGGCGGCCTCGACGCGGCGGGGATCAACCCGGGTGGCGGACTGATCGGCCTCGGCCACCCGGTCGGCGCGACCGGCGTCCGCATGCTGTGCGACGCGGCCCGGCAGGTCACGGGCGTCTCGGGCGAGACGCAGGTCGGGGGCGCGCGGACGGCGTTGACGGTAAACGTCGGCGGCTCGTTCACCACCGTGGTCACCATGATCGTGCAGGCCGCCGCATGA
- a CDS encoding class I adenylate-forming enzyme family protein: protein MKERVSADPEGLALVDPPNTTALVGRDPVRWTWNRLDERVDVLAAFLLARGVRAGDVVAVQLPNCSALVQAFLAIVRIGAVVTPFPVSYREHELGPMCRRTGAAGVMTASRYGEHELAGAALGLIGASAPSVRFVVARGDDEPAGALAWPEDPLPAAEKSTLDSYLSRLDTDVNDCVTICWTSGTEAEPKAVPRCHGDWLAAAAGCAQAAGMTRDDVVLSPFPMTNMAGIGGMFLPWLLTGAVFVPHHPFDLPVFLGQLAAERVTYTLAPPALLTMLLHNEKILSGVDLSALRKIGSGSAPLSPWLVRTWAERYGIDIINFFGSNEGTALLSGPVDIPDPDQRASYFPNYASAVAWSTPVAGWTSVRLHDPVTGEHVTEPGRPGELHIAGPTVFAGYLRERGEPLDTSAFDDDGHFRTGDVFEIAGERGEFLRYVDRMKDLVIRGGMNISPAEVEGLLAGHPDVADVGVVGVPDDVMGERVCAVVVPGSRKPTLEELVAYLRERKVAAFKLPERLEYADALPRNPVGKILKRQLRESLG, encoded by the coding sequence GTGAAGGAGCGGGTCAGTGCCGACCCGGAGGGTCTCGCGCTGGTCGATCCACCGAACACCACCGCACTGGTCGGACGCGACCCGGTGCGGTGGACCTGGAACCGGCTCGACGAACGTGTCGACGTCCTGGCCGCGTTCCTGCTCGCCAGAGGGGTGCGAGCAGGTGACGTCGTGGCCGTGCAGCTGCCGAACTGCTCGGCCCTGGTCCAGGCGTTCCTCGCGATCGTGCGGATCGGCGCGGTCGTCACCCCGTTCCCGGTGTCCTACCGGGAGCACGAGCTGGGCCCGATGTGCCGGCGCACCGGGGCCGCGGGAGTGATGACCGCATCCAGATACGGCGAGCACGAGCTCGCCGGGGCGGCCCTTGGGCTAATCGGCGCTTCGGCGCCGTCGGTCCGGTTCGTCGTCGCCAGGGGGGACGACGAACCGGCCGGCGCCCTGGCCTGGCCCGAAGATCCACTGCCGGCGGCCGAGAAGTCCACTTTGGACTCATACTTGAGCCGGCTCGACACCGATGTCAACGACTGCGTGACGATCTGCTGGACGTCCGGCACCGAAGCCGAACCGAAGGCCGTCCCGCGCTGCCACGGAGACTGGCTGGCGGCGGCCGCCGGCTGTGCCCAGGCCGCCGGGATGACCCGCGACGACGTCGTGCTGTCGCCGTTCCCGATGACGAACATGGCCGGCATCGGCGGGATGTTCCTGCCGTGGCTGCTGACCGGCGCCGTGTTCGTCCCGCACCACCCGTTCGACCTGCCGGTGTTCCTGGGCCAGCTCGCGGCCGAGCGGGTGACGTACACGCTCGCGCCGCCGGCGTTGCTGACCATGCTGCTGCACAACGAAAAGATCCTGTCCGGAGTGGACCTTTCCGCGCTGCGGAAGATCGGGTCCGGCTCGGCGCCGCTCTCGCCGTGGCTCGTGCGCACCTGGGCCGAGCGGTACGGCATCGACATCATCAACTTCTTCGGCTCCAACGAAGGCACCGCGCTGCTGTCCGGTCCGGTGGACATCCCGGACCCGGACCAGCGCGCGAGCTACTTCCCGAACTACGCCTCCGCCGTCGCCTGGTCGACCCCGGTCGCCGGCTGGACGTCGGTGCGGCTGCACGACCCCGTCACCGGCGAGCACGTGACCGAACCCGGGCGCCCCGGCGAACTGCACATCGCCGGGCCGACGGTGTTCGCCGGATACCTCAGGGAGAGGGGCGAGCCGCTCGACACGTCGGCGTTCGACGACGACGGGCACTTCCGCACCGGCGACGTCTTCGAGATCGCCGGCGAGCGCGGCGAGTTCCTGCGCTACGTCGACCGGATGAAGGACCTCGTGATCCGCGGCGGCATGAACATCTCGCCGGCCGAGGTCGAGGGCCTGCTCGCCGGCCACCCGGACGTCGCCGACGTCGGTGTCGTCGGCGTGCCCGACGACGTCATGGGCGAGCGGGTGTGCGCGGTCGTCGTGCCGGGCTCGCGCAAGCCGACGCTGGAGGAGCTGGTCGCGTACCTGCGCGAGCGCAAGGTGGCGGCGTTCAAGCTGCCGGAACGGCTCGAATACGCGGACGCGCTTCCGCGCAATCCGGTGGGGAAGATCCTCAAGCGGCAGCTGAGGGAAAGCCTGGGGTGA